CACCATCTTGATAAAAACTTCAGAGAAGGTGAGTCTTTGATAGTCtctttcaggtgtgtgtgtgtgtgtgtgtgtgtgtgtgtgtgtgtgtgtgtgtgtgtgcatgtgtatttccATGTAGATGCTCTAGTCTACCCAACTTCTCAATCACAGGGAGGGGGATCATCAGTGAGAAAGGGGCCTGGCGCTCTAGAGCAACAGTtgtcaatcttcctaatgctgcaactctttaacgCAGTTCCTCCTGTCATAGTGACCCCAGAccttaaaattatctttgttattacttcacaactgtaactctgctactgttatgaattataatgtaaatagctctcttttctgatggtcttaggtgacccttgtgaaagggctCCACCCCAAATCCCTAAAGGGGTCTTCGCCCACAGGTTGGGAACACTGCTCTAGAGTTAGCAGATGTgacccctgagattctctgttttgCAGCTTTCAGACAAGGCCTGCTGTCGGGGGGCATTCTGAACTTTCTGGAACACATACCACTCTTGAGCCATGTGAGACCTACAGGAAGCAATGCTGGTGGCCTGGTTGGGGTGCTTGGAAAAGTGATTTCATCAATTCCTCTCCTGAACAACATCCTTGAGTGAGTTGCCACACAGAGATTTGGTTCCCACTAACAACAGAAGTCCCGGCCAGCCCTACAGAGGGAGGACATGGGCTGAGCATGGAGCCAGGGCTCTCTTCTCTCTGGCAGCAGCAGTGGCCCTTTGCACCTGTAGTTGCCCCCAGTCCTAAGGCACATCCTGGGCCCCAGCAGCAGCTATTACGCCTGTGACGAGTCTTCCATGTCAGCTCCATAATCCCCAGTTCTCAGATGgaaaaactgaggcacagaaataTGCGGTGCTCACATAGCTAGGATGATGCAGTCAGGAATCTAACTCAGAGAAGCTCCAGGCTTTGCCACCTACTGCAGTCACTGTGTCCATCTTACCAGGGGAATGTGAATGGTCACTAGGCTACCCTCCTCACCGGTGTCCCCTATGCCTGAGACCTGATATGTCTTCCCATGACAAAGCCACATGGGGAGCTTGTTGCTGTGACCAGATACCCAAGCTTGGGTCCTTAGTAAGACAGGACTGAAGCCATTGCCAAgattcccagcctcccaggcctttgcttcctgacctgGAGATGTCAGACAGACTTCAGTGCTGGATGACCTGAGGTCAGGCACCTGGTctcctgggtttgatttccccATCtgtgagatggagagaaagactCTGGAGAAGACCAGGGAAGGTAAATAGGGCCATGGATGGGTCACAGAAGGCTTCCTCCTGCCCTTCTGCATCCTTCCCAACTTCTTGCTTCTTAAAAGTCATGACAGGTTGAGTAATTTCCACCTTGCCTCTTATGCAGAATTTATTCTAGTTGCCCGTGTATCTTCTCTGTGTGTACTGACAATACGTCTGTCCATGTATACGTCCTTCCTGTCATCTAACCACTCCAGCTTCCATCCACCCTCCCACATAACCAATTACTAATCTTCCTACCAACTTAGAAGTCAACCTTTTTCTCTGAAGAGCTCTCAACTAGTATACCCAGTCCCTTTCCTCAAATATTTCTAAACTTGAGGTAAACAGAGGCCCAGGTATGCTGGGATCTGATCCAGAAGGAAGTTAGAAATGAGAGGGATGTGGCTCAGAAACCAGGGTGGTTCTGACTCCAAGACAGTcctcacatcctcctcctcccaggtggACAGCTCTCCCTCTGTGATGAGTAAATTTAGTTAAAGATGGTTCTTAGGTCTGAGATTAACACGTTCATGTTTTTCCCCAACCAGCATAAAAGTCACTAATCCCCAGTTACTGGAAATCGGTCTTGTGCAGAGCTATGATTTCCACCGCCTCTATGTTACCATCCCGCTGGGCTTTGATCTCAAAGTGAACACGTGAGTAGGTCCCAAGGTGGGTAGGAATGGGGGATGACTCACGAAGGGAGTTGGCTATGGAAAGCACAATGGCCTGACCCTTGAACCTTACCTATTTGATGTTGTGTTGAACAAACTCAGGTCATGTGGGAAACATACTTGACCTCTCTGAGCATTGGTTTTTCCTAATGGAAACAGAGATCAATATCACTGTCACAAAATGGAGTAAGGGTTTCCTGCCAAGAGGAAACCCTCCACCTTGAAATGTAAGAGGCCAAATACCAATagagctgtctctgccttctctgtcagACTGGTGGTTGGAAGTCTGTTGGAGCTGTCTGTGAAGCTGGATGTCACTGCAGAAGTCTATGCTGTGAGAGACATGTATGGGAGGAGCCGTCTGGTCATTGGTGACTGTATTTACCCTCCTGGCAGCTTGCGTATCTCCTTGCTTAATAGGTAAGGACAAAGGGAGGGCTTCTCCTGCCCAGAGATAGTTAAATAAAAGATGGACCAAAGGAAGGACGGATGAAtaagagaacaggaagaaagacGTGCTGGGGAGTAAGTGTGGATGgacgggtgggtggatggacagatggacggatggatggatggacggatggatggatggacggatggatggatggatggatggatggatggatggatggatggatagatggatggatgcatggatgcatggatgcatggatgaatgcatggatgaatgcatggatgaatgcatggatgaatgcatggatggatggattgatagatTAGTGAGTagatgagtgggtgagtgggtgaatggatggatcaGTGGTAAAATGTTTGGTGGATAGGAGACAGATGTATAGGCAGGTGTATGAATAGATAAGTAAATGGATAAACAAATGCTTCCTTTCCCGTTATTAAACCAAAATAACCAATTTATTGTTGGATAGGCCATATAGAATATGGTTTAAGACCATCTTTTATAACCTGAtgaggagagccagagagcctCTGACATGAACCTGACCAGTGTTCCTCCAATTTGGTCCCACTTTGTTGAACTATAACACAAAACTATAAGACATTATTAATAGAATCCTGCTAAGAGGTATTAGATGTAGAGCCCATTTCAATTGCTTGTTCCAGTTACCTGTAACATGGGAAGGCCCAGGCATACAGAGTACATGGAGCCTGTCTAGATCATGGCCCAAATTTACTGGACACACATATGGGCTTTGTGGGTACTGTTTCATCAAGTCTCCTTGACAACTACTTACTCAGTACTTTTCACACATCCGTGGATTCCACAGTGTTGTCCCTGAAGCGTGTTTGTTCTGCACTCACCTGTGCATGCACATCTAGGTTGAGTGTAACCCTCTTTATCTAGGAGCCTTGCTGGTCATCTGCCATGGACATGCGTGGGGAAGGCCTGGTCTCAGTTATGAGTGTGCATAGTGGCCACTGACCTTCTCCAGCCCAACCCCAAGCCTCTGAGTCACACGCATGCCTTTTCTCTTCCAGACTTGGTCCCCTGCAAAACCTTATAGACAGCCTCACAGACATCTTGACTAGAGTCATCCCTGGCCTGGTGCAGGGTGTGGTAAGACACTAAAGCGACCGACAGTTCCCCACTACATGGGTCTTAGAGTTCTTAGGCTGAGTTACTCTGTTTGAAAACTGTCCACCCATCAGTCCATCTGTCCTGTGATCCAGATGTCTGTCTTCATTCTTTCTACTCCTCCAAACACATTGGTTGGCTTCTTATGGGCTGTAGAAAGTACTCCTGAGTATATTCCACCATGAGCATGCTGCTTCTCCTAGGGTCTCCTTGCAGGAAGTCCTATGCCTAACTACCTTCTCTACCCTGGGTCAGGTGTGTCCTCTGGTCAATGGGGTTCTCAGCCTCTTGGATGTCAGCCTAGCACATGAT
The DNA window shown above is from Rattus rattus isolate New Zealand chromosome 5, Rrattus_CSIRO_v1, whole genome shotgun sequence and carries:
- the LOC116900720 gene encoding BPI fold-containing family A member 5, with translation MFLVGSLIVLCGLLAQSTAQLAGMHFPLGQDLPTSMGHCRSLHVDQTLPYYGGTTVVSTYPTHHLDKNFREAFRQGLLSGGILNFLEHIPLLSHVRPTGSNAGGLVGVLGKVISSIPLLNNILDIKVTNPQLLEIGLVQSYDFHRLYVTIPLGFDLKVNTLVVGSLLELSVKLDVTAEVYAVRDMYGRSRLVIGDCIYPPGSLRISLLNRLGPLQNLIDSLTDILTRVIPGLVQGVVCPLVNGVLSLLDVSLAHDVADVLLRGVQFVIKA